A section of the Bradyrhizobium oligotrophicum S58 genome encodes:
- the hypB gene encoding hydrogenase nickel incorporation protein HypB — MCTVCGCSDGKSSIAADDHHHDHGEHDHGHDHGHHHHDHDHDHDHDHDHDHGHDHSHDGHDHHHDRAADIDCSANPAGQEIAGLSSGRIIQIERDILGKNNRLAAENRARFAAHDVLAFNFVSSPGAGKTSLLVRAVSDLKQSRPVAVIEGDQQTSNDAERIRATGVPAIQINTGKGCHLDAAMVGEAYGRLPALRGGLLFIENVGNLVCPAAFDLGEACKIVVFSTTEGEDKPLKYPDMFAASALMLINKIDLAPVLDFDLAQTIEYARRVNPKIEVLTISAKTGEGLSAFYAWIRKQSDRMRASAMNVVQG, encoded by the coding sequence ATGTGCACGGTGTGTGGTTGCAGTGACGGCAAGTCCTCCATCGCGGCTGATGATCATCATCATGATCATGGCGAGCATGATCATGGACATGATCACGGCCATCATCACCATGACCATGACCATGATCATGATCACGACCACGACCACGACCATGGTCATGATCATAGCCATGACGGCCATGATCACCATCACGACCGCGCCGCCGACATCGACTGCTCGGCCAATCCCGCGGGGCAGGAGATTGCCGGTCTCTCCAGCGGCCGCATCATCCAGATCGAGCGCGACATTCTCGGCAAGAACAACCGGCTCGCCGCCGAGAATCGCGCACGCTTCGCCGCGCATGACGTGCTGGCATTCAACTTCGTTTCCAGCCCCGGGGCCGGCAAGACCTCGCTGCTGGTCCGCGCGGTCTCCGATCTCAAGCAGAGCCGGCCCGTCGCAGTGATCGAGGGCGACCAGCAGACCTCGAACGACGCCGAGCGCATCCGCGCCACCGGCGTGCCTGCGATCCAGATCAACACCGGCAAGGGCTGCCATCTCGACGCGGCCATGGTCGGCGAAGCCTATGGCCGGCTGCCGGCACTGCGCGGCGGGCTGCTGTTCATCGAGAATGTCGGCAACCTCGTCTGTCCGGCCGCGTTCGATCTCGGCGAGGCCTGCAAGATCGTGGTGTTCTCGACCACCGAAGGCGAGGACAAGCCGCTCAAATATCCCGACATGTTTGCAGCTTCGGCGCTGATGCTGATCAACAAGATCGATCTGGCGCCGGTGCTCGATTTCGATCTGGCGCAGACCATCGAATATGCCCGCCGTGTCAATCCGAAGATCGAGGTGCTGACGATCTCGGCGAAGACCGGCGAGGGGCTGTCGGCGTTCTATGCCTGGATCAGGAAGCAGTCCGACCGGATGCGGGCGAGCGCGATGAACGTGGTGCAGGGATGA
- the hypD gene encoding hydrogenase formation protein HypD has translation MKYADEFRDKELATGLARAIRAKADPGRAYRFMEFCGGHTHAIARYGLEDMLPDNVRMIHGPGCPVCVLPAGRIDMAIALAERPEVILCVYGDLMRVPGSRGSSLMKAKARGADIRMVYSTLDAIALAEQNSGREVVFFAIGFETTTPPTAVMIRAAEKKQLSNFTVFCNHVLTPPAMRAILDSDTPIEIDGFVGPAHVSTVIGTEPYAPFARNDGKPVVIAGFEPLDMMQAILMLIEQVNDGRHEVENQYRRAVTGSGNRRAIQEVAEIFELRDQFEWRGLGSIPASALKLRPAFAHLDAELRFAMSERVVADNPACECPAILRGLKKPVDCKLFGTACTPETPIGSCMVSSEGACAAHWTYGRFRDHQRRLAS, from the coding sequence ATGAAATATGCCGACGAGTTTCGCGACAAGGAGCTGGCGACCGGGCTCGCGCGCGCCATCCGCGCCAAGGCCGATCCGGGGCGCGCCTATCGCTTCATGGAGTTCTGCGGCGGCCACACCCATGCGATCGCGCGCTATGGCCTCGAGGACATGCTGCCGGACAATGTGCGCATGATCCACGGTCCCGGCTGCCCGGTCTGCGTGCTGCCGGCCGGGCGTATCGACATGGCGATCGCGCTCGCGGAGCGACCCGAGGTCATCCTCTGCGTTTATGGCGACCTGATGCGCGTGCCGGGCTCGCGCGGGTCGTCGCTGATGAAGGCGAAAGCACGCGGCGCCGACATCCGCATGGTGTATTCGACGCTGGATGCGATCGCGCTGGCCGAGCAGAATTCCGGCCGCGAGGTGGTGTTCTTCGCCATCGGCTTCGAGACCACGACGCCGCCGACGGCCGTGATGATCCGGGCCGCCGAGAAGAAGCAGCTGTCGAACTTCACGGTGTTCTGCAATCATGTGCTGACGCCGCCGGCGATGCGCGCGATCCTCGATAGTGACACGCCAATCGAGATCGATGGCTTCGTCGGGCCGGCGCATGTCTCGACCGTGATCGGCACCGAGCCCTACGCGCCGTTCGCGCGCAATGACGGCAAGCCGGTCGTGATCGCCGGCTTCGAGCCGCTCGACATGATGCAGGCGATCCTGATGCTGATCGAGCAGGTCAATGACGGTCGCCACGAGGTCGAGAACCAGTATCGCCGCGCGGTCACCGGCAGCGGCAACCGGCGCGCCATTCAAGAAGTCGCCGAGATCTTCGAGCTACGCGATCAGTTCGAATGGCGTGGCCTCGGCAGCATTCCGGCGAGCGCATTGAAGCTGCGGCCCGCCTTCGCACATCTCGATGCCGAGCTGCGCTTCGCCATGTCCGAACGGGTCGTCGCCGACAATCCGGCGTGCGAATGTCCGGCCATTCTGCGCGGCCTGAAGAAGCCGGTGGACTGCAAGCTGTTCGGCACGGCGTGCACGCCGGAGACGCCGATCGGTTCCTGCATGGTGTCGTCGGAAGGCGCCTGCGCGGCGCATTGGACCTATGGCCGCTTCCGCGACCATCAGCGGAGGCTTGCGTCATGA
- the hypA gene encoding hydrogenase maturation nickel metallochaperone HypA gives MHEMALCEGIVEIVEQEARKGAFAKVKTVWLEIGALSHVAPVALRFCFEAVTAKTLLQGATLEIIEQPGAAWCLGCSRSVEISQRYQPCPACGSHQLQVTGGEDMRVKELEVE, from the coding sequence ATGCATGAAATGGCGCTGTGCGAAGGGATCGTCGAGATCGTCGAGCAGGAGGCGCGCAAGGGCGCCTTCGCCAAGGTGAAAACGGTGTGGCTGGAGATCGGTGCGCTCAGCCATGTCGCGCCGGTCGCGCTGCGGTTCTGTTTCGAGGCGGTAACCGCAAAGACCCTGTTGCAGGGGGCGACGCTCGAGATCATCGAACAGCCGGGTGCGGCGTGGTGCCTGGGCTGCTCGCGCAGCGTCGAGATCAGCCAACGCTATCAGCCTTGTCCGGCCTGCGGCAGCCATCAGTTGCAGGTCACGGGCGGTGAGGACATGCGGGTCAAGGAGCTGGAGGTCGAGTAA
- a CDS encoding hydrogenase expression/formation protein, giving the protein MKPGFWIAPEGAEEPVNIFPIGEEALDASHKGLTASGALAKLASLDSEALARSCPRAVELLSTIAAAIGAQTAGAPTQLFRLEGLNDLERRLIDDVLGEGEVAGVVALPDGTLAQIQESVLAGIWRVRLEADERHDYVEIGAVPEIVSRAAADLTASDIAIGPVPEGTMNALPVLAEIRERALSWRPGQRSQTINFTLLPMSPADMGFLQQTLGNGPIQLMSRGYGTCRVLATGIRHVWSVQFFNAMDTIILDTLEVGGVPVVALAAAEDFEDSAERLTQIIEAYFT; this is encoded by the coding sequence ATGAAGCCGGGATTCTGGATCGCGCCTGAGGGAGCCGAGGAGCCGGTCAACATCTTTCCGATCGGCGAAGAGGCGCTCGATGCGTCGCACAAGGGGCTGACCGCCTCCGGGGCGCTGGCCAAGCTGGCCTCGCTCGACTCGGAAGCGCTGGCACGGAGCTGCCCGCGCGCGGTCGAGCTGCTGTCGACGATTGCAGCGGCCATCGGAGCGCAGACCGCAGGTGCGCCGACGCAATTATTCCGGCTCGAAGGTCTCAACGATCTCGAGCGGAGGCTGATCGACGATGTGCTGGGCGAGGGCGAGGTCGCCGGTGTCGTGGCTCTTCCCGACGGGACGCTCGCTCAGATCCAGGAATCGGTGCTCGCCGGCATCTGGCGGGTGCGGCTGGAAGCGGATGAGCGCCACGACTACGTCGAGATCGGCGCGGTGCCGGAGATCGTGTCGCGCGCCGCCGCCGATCTGACCGCAAGTGACATCGCGATCGGCCCCGTGCCCGAGGGCACGATGAACGCGCTGCCGGTGCTCGCCGAGATCCGCGAGCGCGCGCTGTCCTGGCGGCCGGGTCAGCGCTCGCAGACCATCAACTTCACGCTGCTGCCGATGAGCCCGGCCGACATGGGCTTCCTGCAGCAGACGCTCGGCAACGGCCCGATCCAGCTGATGTCGCGCGGCTACGGCACCTGCCGTGTGCTCGCGACCGGCATCCGCCATGTCTGGTCGGTGCAGTTCTTCAACGCCATGGACACGATCATTCTCGACACCCTCGAAGTCGGCGGCGTGCCGGTGGTCGCGCTCGCCGCGGCTGAGGATTTCGAGGATTCCGCCGAGCGCCTGACCCAGATCATCGAGGCCTATTTCACATGA
- a CDS encoding nickel-dependent hydrogenase large subunit, whose amino-acid sequence MTLTFRNRIDVTLSVADRLITGVDIQPRTRPPLGRLFAGKPAEMLLAAVPRVFSLCASAHQVALLSALEAARGEKATPLTRHRRIKAVVAERFAELMRGLLMAPCAENHNAAQLAQRLLLTVASLQTHSGADAQQQSRAATLSQIKMGMAALGIGSAAEPVLPGTPLASMMDAARKAADDGGWRHMPAEHDVLSADDDGAIVKQLMDVGPAFAEAPELDGRVPETGVWARQAERYQTTSAGPVERLTAKITEIAELLRWIEAGEAEDEAADQHAVASYALGPRRGAAAVECARGRLHHAIELDAHGAVARFEYLAPTEWNFHPRGPVVKSLMGAALRGAGDRDAVHTLVGSFDPCVGYHLAFRELADA is encoded by the coding sequence ATGACCCTCACCTTCCGCAACCGCATCGACGTGACGCTGTCGGTCGCCGATCGGCTGATCACAGGCGTCGACATTCAGCCGCGCACACGGCCGCCGCTGGGACGGCTGTTCGCCGGCAAGCCGGCCGAGATGCTGCTCGCGGCCGTGCCGCGGGTGTTCTCGCTGTGCGCCAGTGCACACCAGGTCGCACTGCTCTCGGCGTTGGAAGCGGCGCGTGGCGAGAAGGCGACGCCGTTGACCAGGCATCGTCGGATCAAAGCCGTCGTCGCGGAACGCTTCGCCGAACTGATGCGCGGTCTGCTGATGGCGCCTTGCGCGGAAAACCACAATGCCGCGCAGCTGGCGCAGCGGTTGTTGCTGACGGTCGCGTCGCTGCAGACGCATTCCGGCGCTGATGCCCAGCAGCAATCTCGCGCTGCAACCTTGTCTCAAATCAAGATGGGCATGGCGGCTCTGGGCATAGGCTCGGCAGCGGAGCCGGTTCTGCCAGGAACTCCGCTTGCATCGATGATGGACGCGGCCCGGAAGGCCGCCGATGATGGAGGATGGAGGCACATGCCGGCCGAGCACGACGTCCTGTCGGCCGACGACGACGGCGCCATCGTCAAGCAGTTGATGGATGTGGGACCTGCCTTCGCCGAGGCGCCCGAGCTCGACGGCCGGGTTCCGGAGACCGGCGTCTGGGCTCGGCAGGCGGAGCGCTATCAGACAACATCAGCCGGTCCGGTCGAACGCCTCACAGCCAAGATCACCGAGATTGCCGAGCTGCTCCGCTGGATCGAGGCCGGCGAGGCGGAAGACGAAGCGGCCGACCAGCACGCCGTCGCGAGCTACGCGCTCGGGCCGCGGCGGGGCGCCGCCGCGGTCGAATGCGCGCGCGGCCGGCTGCATCACGCCATCGAGCTGGATGCGCACGGCGCGGTCGCGCGTTTCGAATATCTGGCGCCGACGGAATGGAATTTCCATCCGCGCGGTCCCGTCGTGAAGAGCCTCATGGGCGCTGCGCTGCGCGGCGCCGGGGATCGCGACGCCGTCCATACGCTGGTCGGGTCGTTCGATCCCTGCGTCGGCTATCACCTGGCATTCCGGGAGCTGGCCGATGCATGA
- the hybE gene encoding [NiFe]-hydrogenase assembly chaperone HybE, giving the protein MSTEAVEQGTSDVTPTAWGERLADVYREIGARAMRELPIYHDALDVEAIGFSDVDGRTLGIVITPWFMNVVTPAVQGAAGSVVKIGLPAGSFEFTIGDVAGIGRIASCSLFSPMFEFEDMAAARATAEAALTALMTAPEDEPSSERAAKPASAIDRRAFLRGTLSEGRA; this is encoded by the coding sequence ATGAGCACCGAGGCGGTCGAGCAGGGCACGTCTGACGTCACGCCGACCGCGTGGGGCGAGCGTCTCGCCGATGTCTATCGCGAGATCGGCGCTCGTGCGATGCGCGAGCTGCCGATCTATCACGACGCGCTCGACGTCGAGGCGATCGGATTTTCCGATGTCGACGGCCGCACCCTCGGCATCGTCATCACGCCCTGGTTCATGAACGTGGTCACCCCGGCCGTGCAAGGCGCTGCGGGCTCCGTCGTCAAGATCGGGCTCCCGGCCGGTTCGTTCGAGTTCACGATCGGCGATGTCGCCGGGATCGGGCGGATCGCGAGCTGCTCGCTGTTCTCGCCGATGTTCGAGTTCGAGGATATGGCAGCGGCGCGTGCAACGGCGGAAGCCGCGCTGACTGCGCTGATGACGGCGCCCGAGGACGAGCCGTCGTCCGAACGTGCCGCGAAACCAGCGAGCGCGATCGATCGCCGTGCGTTCCTGCGCGGCACCCTTTCCGAGGGCCGCGCATGA
- a CDS encoding rubredoxin, with amino-acid sequence MSGGFENFGVRSDLADDMLLECGICWTRYDPAEGDGVAQIPPGTPFAALPDDWHCPNCDAPKAKFMVVEP; translated from the coding sequence ATGAGCGGCGGCTTCGAGAATTTCGGTGTCCGCAGCGATCTCGCTGATGACATGCTGCTGGAGTGCGGCATCTGCTGGACGCGCTACGACCCGGCGGAAGGCGATGGTGTTGCGCAGATCCCGCCGGGCACGCCGTTCGCGGCCCTGCCTGACGACTGGCATTGCCCGAACTGCGATGCGCCGAAAGCCAAGTTCATGGTGGTCGAGCCATGA
- the hypF gene encoding carbamoyltransferase HypF gives MSAPGRTLAAKPTRLRLRVRGAVQGVGFRPYVHGLATRHQLGGFVANDADGVLIEVEGDEVAAFVAALPQQTPPLARIDDIAVEPIAADAGTGFRIAESVSGRVTTRIVPDAATCAACLAELFDPNSRFHLYPFVNCTHCGPRFTIAERLPYDRACTSMKRFPMCEACRSDYEDPAGRRFHAEAISCPRCGPRLSHGLDDIAAALADGRIVAIKGLGGYQLLCDARDERAVQRLRARKQRDGKPFAVMLATADAAIEMAEIDTAERALLEQVARPIVLLRSRQRVAPSIAPGLAKIGVMLPAAPLHHLIFHALEARRAAADPAWALVCTSANPSGEPLLTDNAEALADLADIADLIVTHDRDIVIRADDSVLAVVAGVPRFIRRARGYVPEPIRLTCAMPPILAVGAQLKATVTVTRGDEAFVSQHLGDLDTAAAIRFFEETIAHLTSILDVEPVAIAHDLHPDMASTRFAQAYGLPTLPVQHHHAHAASVMAEHGVTSPALALVLDGHGYGSDAGAWGGELLSCDGAVFQRLGHLAPLKMPGGDRAAREPWRMAASVLHDFGRGDEIGRRFAAQPQSRNILMLLDRADAPVTTSAGRLFDAVAGLLGVTTMQSYEGEAAMKLEALVREPATLERGWTIVDGVLSLRPLLAHLIARNLDAVQAAGLFHGTLSAACVDWIAAASRATGIGTVVLSGGCFLNAHLAEQIMRGCRSAGLDPLLPRRLPPNDGGLSLGQAWVAGLQLNEEHMVSGGTV, from the coding sequence ATGAGCGCGCCCGGCCGGACATTGGCGGCGAAACCCACGCGCCTCAGGCTCCGCGTCCGCGGCGCCGTGCAGGGCGTCGGCTTTCGTCCCTATGTCCATGGCCTGGCCACGCGCCATCAACTCGGCGGCTTCGTCGCCAATGACGCTGACGGTGTGCTGATCGAGGTCGAGGGCGACGAGGTCGCCGCGTTCGTCGCGGCGCTGCCGCAGCAGACGCCGCCGCTCGCCCGCATCGACGACATCGCCGTCGAGCCGATCGCAGCTGATGCCGGCACGGGCTTCCGGATCGCCGAGAGCGTAAGCGGGCGCGTCACGACGCGGATCGTGCCGGATGCGGCCACCTGCGCGGCATGCCTGGCCGAGCTGTTCGATCCCAACAGCCGCTTCCATCTCTATCCCTTCGTCAACTGCACCCATTGCGGTCCGCGCTTCACGATTGCCGAACGTCTGCCTTACGACCGCGCGTGCACTTCGATGAAGCGCTTTCCGATGTGCGAGGCGTGCCGGTCCGACTACGAAGATCCCGCGGGGCGCCGCTTTCATGCCGAGGCGATCTCGTGCCCACGCTGCGGGCCGCGGCTCAGCCATGGCCTCGATGATATCGCGGCCGCGCTCGCCGATGGCAGGATCGTCGCGATCAAGGGGCTCGGCGGCTATCAGTTGCTCTGCGACGCCCGGGATGAGCGGGCCGTCCAACGTTTGCGCGCGCGCAAGCAGCGCGACGGCAAGCCGTTCGCCGTGATGCTGGCTACGGCTGACGCTGCAATCGAGATGGCCGAGATCGATACGGCCGAGCGCGCGCTGCTGGAGCAGGTGGCGCGGCCGATCGTGCTGCTGCGCTCGCGCCAACGCGTTGCGCCCTCGATCGCACCGGGCCTTGCGAAGATCGGCGTGATGCTGCCGGCCGCTCCATTGCATCATCTGATCTTCCACGCGCTCGAGGCGCGCCGGGCGGCTGCCGATCCAGCGTGGGCGCTGGTCTGCACCAGCGCCAATCCGAGCGGGGAGCCGCTGCTGACCGACAACGCCGAGGCGCTCGCGGACCTGGCCGACATTGCGGACCTGATCGTCACCCACGACCGCGACATCGTCATCCGCGCCGACGATTCCGTGCTTGCTGTCGTGGCCGGCGTTCCCCGCTTCATCAGGCGCGCCCGCGGCTATGTTCCGGAGCCGATCCGGCTCACGTGCGCCATGCCGCCAATTCTCGCGGTCGGCGCTCAGCTGAAGGCAACGGTGACGGTGACGCGCGGCGACGAGGCGTTCGTGTCGCAGCATCTTGGTGATCTCGACACGGCAGCCGCGATCCGCTTCTTCGAGGAAACAATAGCGCATCTCACCTCGATCCTCGACGTCGAGCCGGTCGCGATCGCGCATGACCTGCATCCGGACATGGCATCGACCCGGTTCGCGCAGGCATACGGTCTGCCGACGCTGCCTGTGCAGCATCACCATGCGCATGCCGCCTCCGTCATGGCCGAGCATGGCGTCACCAGTCCCGCCCTCGCGCTGGTGCTGGATGGCCACGGCTATGGCAGCGATGCCGGCGCCTGGGGCGGTGAGTTGCTGTCGTGCGACGGAGCAGTCTTCCAGCGCCTCGGCCATCTCGCGCCCTTGAAGATGCCGGGTGGCGACCGTGCCGCACGGGAGCCATGGCGGATGGCGGCTTCCGTGCTGCACGATTTCGGTCGCGGTGACGAGATTGGGCGGCGTTTCGCGGCCCAGCCGCAGTCGCGCAACATACTCATGCTGCTGGACCGTGCCGATGCTCCGGTCACCACCAGCGCCGGCCGGCTGTTCGATGCCGTGGCCGGACTGCTTGGTGTCACCACGATGCAGAGCTATGAAGGCGAGGCCGCCATGAAGCTGGAGGCGCTGGTGCGCGAACCGGCGACCTTGGAACGCGGCTGGACGATCGTCGATGGCGTGCTGTCGCTGCGCCCGCTGCTCGCGCATCTGATCGCGCGTAATCTCGACGCCGTCCAAGCGGCTGGGCTGTTTCACGGCACGTTGTCCGCGGCTTGCGTCGATTGGATCGCGGCAGCGTCGCGCGCGACCGGCATCGGCACGGTCGTGCTGAGTGGTGGCTGTTTCCTCAATGCGCATCTGGCCGAACAGATCATGCGCGGCTGCCGTTCCGCAGGTCTCGACCCGCTGCTGCCGCGCCGGCTGCCGCCCAATGATGGCGGCCTCAGCCTCGGGCAGGCCTGGGTCGCCGGCCTGCAACTCAACGAAGAACATATGGTGTCTGGAGGGACCGTCTGA
- a CDS encoding HypC/HybG/HupF family hydrogenase formation chaperone produces the protein MCLAIPAEVIKLLPDDMAIVSIDGVSKEVSVALIEEIAVGDYVILHVGHALARIDPEEARETLDLLRQMGAATAEV, from the coding sequence ATGTGCCTGGCCATTCCTGCCGAGGTGATCAAGCTTCTGCCTGACGACATGGCGATCGTCTCGATCGACGGTGTCAGCAAGGAGGTCTCGGTCGCACTGATCGAGGAGATCGCCGTCGGCGACTACGTCATCCTTCATGTCGGCCATGCGCTGGCCAGGATCGATCCGGAAGAGGCGCGCGAGACGCTCGACCTGCTCCGGCAGATGGGCGCCGCAACGGCGGAGGTTTAG
- the hypE gene encoding hydrogenase expression/formation protein HypE has product MSMHQRRLDLKNGCVDLSHGAGGRAMAQLIAGLFHEAFGNEWLARGNDQSAFDVAAGRMVMTTDGYVVSPLFFPGGNIGSLAVHGTVNDIAMAGARPLYLSASFIIEEGFPFSDLKRIADAMGEAAREAGIAIITGDTKVVERGKADGVFISTAGVGVLPEGLDLSADKAKPGDRVLLSGSLGDHGVAIMSRRQNLTFDTEIISDSASLHGLVADMVAAGGDGIRLMRDPTRGGLAATMNEIAQQSNLGFRLQEDAIRVKPAVAAACELLGLDPLHVANEGKLIAVVASEAAAAVLAAMKAHPLGRDAADIGTAVSDDHRFVQMVTSFGGGRIVDWLSGEQLPRIC; this is encoded by the coding sequence ATGAGCATGCATCAGCGCCGGCTCGACCTGAAGAACGGCTGCGTCGATCTCTCGCATGGCGCCGGCGGCCGCGCGATGGCGCAACTGATTGCCGGCCTGTTCCACGAGGCATTCGGCAACGAATGGCTGGCGCGCGGCAACGACCAGTCGGCGTTCGACGTCGCGGCCGGCCGCATGGTGATGACGACCGATGGCTACGTCGTCTCGCCGCTGTTCTTCCCCGGCGGCAATATCGGCTCGCTCGCGGTGCACGGCACGGTCAACGACATCGCCATGGCCGGCGCCAGGCCGCTGTATCTGTCGGCGAGCTTCATCATCGAGGAGGGGTTTCCGTTTTCCGATCTGAAGCGGATCGCCGATGCGATGGGCGAAGCGGCGCGCGAGGCCGGAATCGCGATCATCACCGGCGACACCAAGGTGGTCGAGCGTGGCAAGGCGGATGGCGTGTTCATTTCGACGGCCGGCGTCGGCGTGCTGCCGGAAGGTCTCGATCTCTCGGCCGACAAGGCCAAGCCTGGCGACCGCGTGCTGCTGTCCGGCAGCCTCGGTGATCACGGCGTCGCCATCATGTCGCGGCGGCAGAACCTCACCTTCGATACCGAGATCATCTCCGACTCGGCCTCGCTGCACGGTCTGGTCGCTGACATGGTTGCAGCCGGCGGCGATGGCATCCGGCTGATGCGCGATCCCACGCGCGGCGGGCTGGCGGCCACGATGAATGAGATTGCCCAGCAGTCCAATCTCGGTTTCCGTCTCCAGGAGGACGCCATTCGGGTCAAGCCGGCGGTCGCAGCCGCCTGCGAGCTGCTTGGGCTCGATCCGCTGCACGTCGCCAACGAAGGCAAGCTGATTGCAGTGGTTGCGTCGGAGGCGGCGGCTGCCGTGCTCGCCGCGATGAAGGCGCATCCGCTCGGACGCGACGCCGCCGACATCGGCACGGCCGTCAGCGACGACCACCGCTTCGTCCAGATGGTCACGAGCTTCGGCGGCGGCCGTATCGTCGACTGGCTGTCGGGCGAGCAGCTGCCGCGAATCTGCTGA
- a CDS encoding sigma-54-dependent transcriptional regulator, translating to MGIQGTILVVDDEVRSQEALRRVLNQDFEVLCAGNTVDAEKLLEGEIVHAVICDQRMPQESGVSFLKRVREMWPDPVRMIISGYSDSEDIIAGLNEAGIYQYITKPWQPDRLIEIVREAIQLYRLQKETETAGVDVKATPAHIKQVVSVKRGVARQLYDFDRIVHSAASPMRGVIELGRRAADYDISVLITGESGTGKELLARAIHYGSARATKAFVVENCGALPDELLESELFGCKKGAFTGAYQDRIGLFEVADGGTIFLDEIGETSPAFQVKLLRVLQEGEIRPLGAQRVRKVDVRVVAATNRDLEAEVEAGRFRRDLYYRLAAFPVHMPSLRERPMDIPLIAEGVLAAVKTSFNRPHLRFAPPALEEFCRYHWPGNVRELQNEIQRMAVLADADELRCPPFSGRRNGRRAAPAVANGKLNGSGSLKDRVEDLEKTIIVHCLEKYDGNISRVASELGLSRVGLRNKLSRYDLKKNGKGHSLS from the coding sequence ATGGGCATCCAGGGAACGATATTGGTCGTGGACGACGAGGTCCGGTCGCAGGAAGCGCTGCGCCGCGTCCTCAATCAGGATTTCGAGGTGTTGTGTGCCGGCAATACGGTCGATGCCGAGAAGCTGCTCGAAGGCGAGATCGTCCATGCCGTGATCTGCGACCAGCGCATGCCGCAGGAGTCGGGCGTCAGCTTCCTGAAGCGGGTGCGCGAGATGTGGCCCGATCCTGTCAGGATGATCATCTCGGGCTATTCGGATTCCGAAGACATCATTGCGGGCCTCAACGAGGCCGGAATCTATCAGTACATCACGAAACCTTGGCAGCCGGACCGCCTGATCGAGATCGTGCGTGAGGCCATCCAGCTCTACCGGCTGCAGAAGGAGACGGAAACCGCGGGCGTCGATGTCAAGGCGACGCCGGCGCACATCAAGCAGGTGGTGTCGGTCAAACGTGGCGTTGCCAGGCAGCTCTATGATTTCGACCGCATCGTGCACTCGGCGGCGAGTCCGATGCGTGGCGTGATCGAGCTTGGCCGCCGCGCCGCGGACTACGACATCTCGGTGCTGATCACCGGCGAGTCCGGCACCGGCAAGGAGCTGCTGGCCCGCGCGATTCACTACGGCTCGGCCCGCGCCACCAAGGCGTTCGTGGTCGAGAACTGCGGCGCGCTTCCTGATGAGCTGCTGGAGAGCGAGCTGTTCGGCTGCAAGAAGGGCGCTTTCACCGGCGCCTATCAGGACCGCATCGGCCTGTTCGAGGTCGCCGATGGCGGCACCATCTTTCTCGACGAGATCGGCGAGACCTCGCCGGCCTTTCAGGTGAAGCTGTTGCGCGTGCTGCAGGAGGGCGAGATCAGGCCGCTTGGTGCGCAGCGCGTGCGGAAGGTCGACGTCCGCGTGGTCGCCGCGACCAACCGGGACCTCGAAGCCGAGGTCGAGGCCGGCCGCTTTCGGCGCGACCTGTATTACCGGCTCGCCGCATTCCCGGTGCACATGCCCTCGCTGCGCGAGCGCCCGATGGACATCCCGCTGATCGCCGAAGGTGTGCTCGCGGCCGTGAAGACATCGTTCAACCGGCCGCATCTGCGCTTCGCGCCGCCGGCGCTGGAGGAGTTCTGCCGCTATCATTGGCCCGGCAATGTCCGCGAGCTGCAGAACGAGATCCAGCGCATGGCGGTGCTGGCCGATGCCGACGAGCTGCGCTGTCCGCCCTTTTCCGGCCGGCGCAACGGTCGTCGCGCCGCGCCGGCCGTGGCCAACGGCAAGCTCAATGGTTCCGGGAGCCTGAAGGACAGGGTGGAGGATCTCGAAAAGACCATCATCGTTCACTGTCTGGAAAAATATGATGGTAACATCAGTCGCGTCGCGAGCGAGCTCGGCCTGTCACGGGTCGGCTTGCGGAACAAATTGTCGAGATACGATCTGAAGAAAAATGGCAAAGGCCACTCACTCTCCTGA